The genomic DNA ATGAAACGCTCACTGAAAACTTTGATCCTCGCCGGCGGCCTCGTCGCCCTGGCCAATTGCAGCGGCAACCAGCTGATCGACGACAGCGATCCCAACCTTTCGGGCCCGATCGGCAATCTCGCGGTCGCCACCGTCCATCACCTCGAGGACGACGGCGGGCTGGCCGCCGATCCGGCCGGCACCAAGACCCTGACCAACGACCAGGGCTTCACCGTCGTCCTCGAAGAGGCCGCGGTGAACTGGAAATCGCTGAAGCTGATCTCTTCCGGCGACGATCCCGAGTGCGTCGGCGGCGGCGACCAGGACATCGAGATCGAGAGCGCCGAGGACCTGCTCGGCGAAGACCTGATCGCGAACATCCTGACCGAGCAGGAAATTCCTCAAATCGCTTACTGCTCTTGGCAGATCACGGTCGCACCGGGACCGGAAGGCGCGGCCTTGAAGAACCACGGCGGCGAGGACCATGGCAGCGGCACCGCCAATCCGCCGATCGCCGAGACCTTCCACCTGGCCGGAACTTGGAGCAAGGATGCCGCCAGCGGCGAATTCCACCTCCACTCGACCGAGCCCTTGGTGCTGCAGGGGAATTTCCAGGCGGCCCACGACGGCGAGGTCATCGACCATCCGCTGCACTTCCATGAGGGTGAAGTCGAGAAGCAGGTCACCTTCGGGATCAGCTACGACCTCTTGCTGAAGGGCCTCGATTTCTCGGCCCAGACCGAGGAGCAGCTCGCCGGTCAGGCGACGGTCAACTTGGGCCTGGCGATCCACCAGCACCTGGGCGAGGCGGCCAGCCACTGAAGACCGATAATCTCCCCCTTTGAAAAAGGGGGATTAAGGGGGATTTAAAGCGGTTGCTGGAAGAAAAAAACCGAAAAACCGAATCTCATTGCTTGCAACGGCTTTCAAATCCCCCCTGCCCCCCCTTTTTCAAAGGGGGGTAAGATGAATTTTTCAGCGACGATGAGCGAGCTCCGCTTATTTGAGAAGGGCCGCGATTCGGGAATGGCTTTTTCCGGAATATTTCCGCATCGCCGCCAAACCCTTCTTGGCTTTTCCGGTCCAAGAGCGGCCTCGTTCCCGCAAAGCTTCCCAGGCCAGCTGAACATCGCCCGGCCTTTCCTCGGCCAAGGCTTGGAGAATTTGGGCGGCTTGGCGCAAATCCTTCTCCACCTTGGTCTGGAAGGCGGCGGCCCGTTCTTGTGAAGTGATCAGCTTGTGCAGGGCGAAACGGCCGGGCGCCGGAACATTCACCAAAATGCCGCCGCCGTCGACGACGGCTCCGGCCAAGCTCTCTTCCAGCAGGTAATCGAGATAGGGCAGGGCTTGGGCGGCGGCATTCCAGCGCGGGACCGGCACCCAGGATTTGGGCTGGCGGAGCGAACCCGGAGTCAACAGATCAACTCGGAGGGCCTGGCCCCGGACCTTGAAGGAAGTCGAAGGCTGGGAATGATGGAGCGGCGGTACCGGAAGGAAGCCCATCGCCAGGCTTTCGAGAATTTTCGGCACATCCGAAGCCAGCTCCGGCACCGCGATCGGCAATATCGGGTCGGCGGCGATGTCAAGGTCTTGAGTTCGCAGCCCCGCGCCTTCCCAGCGATAGCCCAGCAAATTTCCCAGGACCGCGAAGGCATGGGTTCCGACCAGGACTCCGCCCAGCTTGAAGACACCGCCGTCGGAAAGGGCCTTGAGGACTCGGGCCGAGGCGCCGTCGCTGGTCAAAGCGCCGCCGGCGCGGAGCTGGGCGGCCAAGCGCTGGAAGGCTTTCGTTTCTAGCCGGGTCTCGGCCCGTTTTTTTTGAAATCCGGCCAAGGCCCGCTTGAGCGCCGGGCTTTCCTTGCCCAGGTAAATCTGGCGAAGCTGGCCGCCGGGATCGGAGTACTGGAAATAATGATAGGTCCCGCCCTTGACGATCTTGGTGGTGAAGGAGCCGGCGAGGTGGCCGACCGAGCGCTCGGCTTCGGCCGCGGTAAGCCGCTCCAGGAATTCGGCATAAAGGGTTTGAGTTTCGAGAGGTAGCTTTTCCATCGGTTATACGTAGCTTTAGGATAATCTACGTATAACCGGGCCGCCGGTCAAGCTCAGCCCTTCAGATCGCGTTGGCGCCGGATTCGCCGGTCCGGATGCGGATGACCTGCTCCATCGGCACGACGAAGATCTTGCCGTCGCCGATCTGGCCGGTCTTGGCGCTTTGCTCCAGCGTTTGGACCACCTTGGCGACCTCGGCGTCGTTGACCACGACCTCGAGCTTCAGCTTGGGCAGGAAGTCCACGACGTACTCGGCGCCTCGGTAGAGCTCGGTGTGGCCCTTCTGGCGGCCGAAGCCCTTGACCTCGGTGACGGTGAGGCCCATGACGCCGGCCTGCTGCAAGGCTTCTTTGACCGCGTCGAGCTTGAAGGGTTTGATGATGGCTTCGACTTTTTTCATAGGCGGGGCCTCCTTCGAATTGCCTTTATACTACTCCTCCAAGAAAGCTTTCAACTCATTGTGATGGCGCCTTCCATCCTCGAATCCGAGCTCGAGGAGCCGGCCCAGGTAGGCCGGGGTGAAGCTGATATAGGAGAGGAAGTCGACGCCGCTCTCGGGGTCGACGTCGAGGAACCGGATCAGGAACTTCTCGAAGGTGCTCAAGTGCTTCCGGTCGGCGTCGCGGTAGCATTCGCGAAAGAGCTCGGCAACGTCGCGCGAGGGCCGGATCCGCAGGGCCTCGATCTTCTTCAGGCCCCGGTCGGCGAGGTCGCCGCGGGCGCCCCGGCGCTGGATCCGCTTGTTGACGTCCTTGAGGAAATCCTTGCCGTAAAGCTCCTCGGCCCAGGCGATGATCTTGTTGACCCGGTGGAGCTGCTCCATGTCGTAGTGGATCTTGTCGAGGAAGACCGAGTTCATCACCCGGCCCAGCACCTGGCCGAGGGCGGCTTGGCGGCCGAGCTCGCCGCGCATCGGCGCGGGCTCGTTGGGGCCGGCCCGGTGGTTGAGGCCGATGACCAGGATCTTGTCGGCGCCCAGATGGATGGCCGGCGAGAGCGGCGTGTTCAAGCGGAGGCCGCCGTCGGTGTAGGCGACGCCGTCGATCAGCACCGTCGGGAAGATCACCGGAATGGCGGCCGAGGCCCGGGCATGCTCCGGCCTAATCTTGGTGAAGTGAACGACGTGGTCGCCATGATACTCGCAATCGGGATGCTTCTGGACGAAGAGCTCCATCCGGCCGGTGAAGACGTTGGTCGCGACGATCGAGAGGGCCTGGACCAGGCCGGCTTTGATGTTCTTGCTGATCATCTTCCAGGGGAAGAGAGTCGAGATGAAAGGCAAGAAGGGCTCGGTGTCGAGGAAGCCCGGGAAATGGAGCGCCTTCTTTCCGCTGCCGCGAATGAAGTTCCAGAGCACGCTGGCCGAGCTCTTGGTGACGAAGCCCAGCACCGCCTTGATGTTGGTGCGATAGATGTTGGCGTCGCGGACGTTCTGCCAGAGCTCGCGGAGCAGCTTGGCCTGGAGCTCGTAATCGTGGGCGGTGGCCACCATGAAGCAGGTGTTGATGGCGCCGACCGAGGCGCCGCATTGGACGTCGAAGTGGCGGCGCTTGATGGGGGCCGGCATCATCGTCCGGATGTAGTTCAGCACGCCGGCCTCGTAGGCGCCTCGGGCGCCGCCGCCGGAGAGCACCAGCGCCAGCTTGGGTGGGGCATGGACCATGCGTCAATTATAGCCTGAAGGGTCGGGGCTTCGGCGAGCGAAAGGTTTTGACGCGTCACGCCGGGGGACCCCGCCCGGCCACCCGTTCGTCGCCAGAAGAAGCCTAGGCTCAGGATGACAGGCCTCAACCCCGCGGAAAATCCCTCGGCAGCGGCGCCGTGATCGTGAGCTTTTCGCCGGAAAAGGGATGCTCGAAACCGACTTCGAGCGCATGCAGCGCCATTCGCTTCGCCTTCGGGCCGCCGTAAAGCGGATCGCCAAGCAGCGGATGACCAAGGGCCGCCAAGTGCACTCGAATCTGATGCCGGGCGCCGACCGCGATCTCGACTTCGAGGAGGCTGGAGCCGGCATCCTGTTCCAGGCTTTTGTAGCGGGTGATCGCGGGCCGGGCTTTCCAGGCCTTGCTTTCCTCCGGGCTGCGGGCGGCCCGCATCCTCTTGGCGTTCTTCGGATCGTGGGCAATGGGAAATTCGATCTTGCCGCGGCCCTTCAGCGCCCCGACCACTCGGGCCAAGTAGACCTTCCGCATCTTGCCGGCCTGGCTCAGGGCCCGCAGCCCGGTCAAGGCTTCGGGGTTCTTGGCGAAGAGCAGGACGCCGCTGGTCTCGTTGTCGAGGCGGTGGACCAAGCCGGCCTCGCGCGCCGGCTTCAGCCTGGCCTGCGCCGGGAAGCGGGCCAGGACCGCGTTGACCAGGGTGCCTTGCTCCCGGGCTTTCAGCGGGTGGGAGGGCAAGCCCGCCGGCTTGTCGACCGCGAAGAGGGCCTCGTCTTCGTAGAGAATTTCGAGCTCCAGATCGGAATTGGCCGACACCGGCGCGTCAATCGGCGGCTTTTCGGCGAGCCAGATTTCCTCGCCGCCCCGCACCTGCTGGCCCTTGGCGGCGCGCCGGCCGTCGATCTTGGCTGGAAAGGCAAGAGCTTCGCGCCAGTACTTTCTCCCGGTGCCGGGAAAATGCCGAATTAAGAAAAGATCCAGCCGAAGCGGCGCTTCGAGCGCCGGAACGCGAAGCCGAAAGCCCGACTCTTCCGACTTTTCACGTTTCACTTTTCATCTTTCACGTTTTTACGGCTTCCCTTCGAGCTGAACTTTGCCGGTGCCCTTGCAGTGCGGGCAGCGTTCCTTCAGGCCGAAGGTCTTGAAGATCGAGCGGGTGAACTCCTCGTGCTCGTAACCGTGGTCGGCATATTGGAAGTGGGCGATCTCGTGGGCCAGGGTGTCGAGGATCTTGGCCTTGGGCAGGCGGACGATGCTCTTGACCTTCAATTGGCCTTTGCGATTCAGGTAGGTGAGCTGGGTGTGGGTGGCGATCACCACCGTCCGGTTCCCGAAGTAGGCATTGCCCATGACCCGCATGATCTTGGTCCGCGTCGGCCTGAAAGAGCGGATTCGGTTGGGCAGGGTCAGGGTCGGCATCTTGAGCTTGGCCTTCCGCAGATAGGGGTACATCCAGACCAAATGGGGCGAGAACTTGGTCTTGATCACCAGCTCGGCCTTGCTCCGTTTCTTGACCGGCCGGCTCTTCGATTTCTTGATGCTTTTCCTAGTCATGGGACAAATACCCCGAAAAAAACGGCGCTATAGGGCAGAAGCCTCCAGGCGCGCAACCTTAAATTTAGCCGAGAGCCGGGGGTTTTGGGGAGGGAGAAAAAAGAAAAAACGGCCCGGAAAAGCTATATTTTTTCTTCAATAAAATCAATAACTTGCGTTTCAGTTCGGGAGCCCGAGGTGGCGTTGATTTCGTGCAGCCCCATCGGCGAGGTGACGTTGATTTCGGTCAGCTTATCGCCGATCACGTCGAGCCCGACGAAGTCCAAGCCCATCAGGCGGAGCATGGGCTGAAGCGTGTCCAAAATTTTCCGGTCGCCGGCCTCGAGCTTGGCCTTGTGGGCCGATCCGCCGGCATGGAGGTTGGCCCGATGCTCGCCCTTGGCCGGCCGGCGGACGAAGGCGCCGAGGGATTTGCCGCCCAGCAAGACGATGCGCTTGTCGCCCTTGGCCACTTCCGGCAGGAAGGCCTGGGCCACGACGTGACGGCTGAAGTTGTCGGTGGCTGCTTCGAGGATCACCCGGAAATTTTCGGCCTCGGGCTTGCGCAGCAGAAAAACGCCGCGGCCGCCGCTGCTGTTGAGCGGCTTGATGACGGTGCCCCGCTTTTGGCGTTTGGCAAAGTCGAAGAGAGCGTGGAAGTCGGCGCTGACCAGGGTTTCGGGCACCAGCTCCGGGAAATGGAGCGGCAGGATCTTCTCGTTGCCCGCCAGGATGCCGCGGGGATGGTTCATCATGTAAACTTCGCGCGCGAGCAGGTCCAGCAGGTAGAGATGGTGGAGGTAATTTTGGTCGAAAGGCGGGTCTTTGCGCAGCAGGATCGCGTCGAAGGAGCGGAGCTCGCGGGTCTTGGTTTCAAGGATCCGGTGCCAGTCCTTGGCGCCGGCCTTGCCGAGAATTTTCAGCTTTTGAATCGGCGCGTTCAAGCCGCGGCGGCGGGCGCTCAGATTTTCGGGTTGGGTCGCGAAGATTTCATGGCCCCGACCGGCGGCCTCGCGCATCAATAGCAGGCTGGTTTCGCGCACCGGGTCGAAACGCTCCAAGGGGTCGGCGATGAAAAGGAGCTTGAGCTGCTTTCGGCGGCGTGACATGAAGTATCGGTATCAGCTCTGTCATCCTGAGCGCAAGCGAAGGATCTGCGAAGCCTTGGTGGGTATGAGATCCTTCGGCCCCTTCGGGTCCTCAGGATGACGCAACCTATGGAATCCTTCAAAGTCTCCCAATCCCAAGACGGACTGCGGCTCGACCAATACCTGGCCAAGGCCAAGGCCTCCAGCCGCAAGAAAGCCAAGCAGCTCATCGACGAGGGCCGGGTCTTCTTGGGCGATCGCAAGGTCATCATCGCCTCCTGGGAGGTGAAAGCCGGCGAGACTTGGTCGATCCGCGCTCCCGGTGACACCGCGGTGCCGCGGCGCGAGCGCTATCTCAAGGTGCACTACGAGGACAAGGACCTGCTGGTCGTCGAGAAGCCGCCCGGCGTCGCCTGCGAAAGCACCGCCCAGACCCTGACCTCGACCCTGGTCGACGACATCAACGATTATCTCCGGCGGGCCCATCCCGACATCGAGCATCCCTACGTCGGCCTCATGCACCGGCTCGACCGCGAGACCAGCGGTCTGATGGTTTACACGCTGAGCCGCGAGGCCAACGTCCTCTCCGATCAATTCAAGCGCCACACGATTGTGCGTCATTACTTGGCCTTGGTCGACGGACGAATGGCCAAGGCCGAAGGGCGAATCGAGAGCGCCATCGTCAAGGATCTGGCGGCCAAGGGAAAGAAGATGAAGTCGGTCAAGGCCCGGAAGGGCGCCGAAGGCTTCGCCGCGACCGAGTACCGGGTGCTCGAGCGCTACCGCGACGCCACCTTGGTCGAGGCCCGGCTCGAAACCGGCCGAACCCATCAGGTCCGGGTTCACTTGGCGAGCCTGGGCCATCCGGTGATCGGCGACAAGCTCTACGGCAGCAAGATCGCCGCGTCGCGCCACCTTCTCCATTCGGCCTATTTGGAATTCAAGCACCCGCTGAGCGGGAAGAAGATGGTCTTCCGCTCCAAGCCGCCGGGCGATTTCAAGAAGCTGCAGGAAAAATTCCGGTCCGAGGCGGTGGGGTTGTAGGGGCGACCCTTGCGGTCGCCCCATCTTCGTCGATGGCGACCGTCT from bacterium includes the following:
- a CDS encoding P-II family nitrogen regulator gives rise to the protein MKKVEAIIKPFKLDAVKEALQQAGVMGLTVTEVKGFGRQKGHTELYRGAEYVVDFLPKLKLEVVVNDAEVAKVVQTLEQSAKTGQIGDGKIFVVPMEQVIRIRTGESGANAI
- a CDS encoding GSU2403 family nucleotidyltransferase fold protein is translated as MEKLPLETQTLYAEFLERLTAAEAERSVGHLAGSFTTKIVKGGTYHYFQYSDPGGQLRQIYLGKESPALKRALAGFQKKRAETRLETKAFQRLAAQLRAGGALTSDGASARVLKALSDGGVFKLGGVLVGTHAFAVLGNLLGYRWEGAGLRTQDLDIAADPILPIAVPELASDVPKILESLAMGFLPVPPLHHSQPSTSFKVRGQALRVDLLTPGSLRQPKSWVPVPRWNAAAQALPYLDYLLEESLAGAVVDGGGILVNVPAPGRFALHKLITSQERAAAFQTKVEKDLRQAAQILQALAEERPGDVQLAWEALRERGRSWTGKAKKGLAAMRKYSGKSHSRIAALLK
- a CDS encoding patatin-like phospholipase family protein, with protein sequence MVHAPPKLALVLSGGGARGAYEAGVLNYIRTMMPAPIKRRHFDVQCGASVGAINTCFMVATAHDYELQAKLLRELWQNVRDANIYRTNIKAVLGFVTKSSASVLWNFIRGSGKKALHFPGFLDTEPFLPFISTLFPWKMISKNIKAGLVQALSIVATNVFTGRMELFVQKHPDCEYHGDHVVHFTKIRPEHARASAAIPVIFPTVLIDGVAYTDGGLRLNTPLSPAIHLGADKILVIGLNHRAGPNEPAPMRGELGRQAALGQVLGRVMNSVFLDKIHYDMEQLHRVNKIIAWAEELYGKDFLKDVNKRIQRRGARGDLADRGLKKIEALRIRPSRDVAELFRECYRDADRKHLSTFEKFLIRFLDVDPESGVDFLSYISFTPAYLGRLLELGFEDGRRHHNELKAFLEE
- a CDS encoding RluA family pseudouridine synthase, coding for MESFKVSQSQDGLRLDQYLAKAKASSRKKAKQLIDEGRVFLGDRKVIIASWEVKAGETWSIRAPGDTAVPRRERYLKVHYEDKDLLVVEKPPGVACESTAQTLTSTLVDDINDYLRRAHPDIEHPYVGLMHRLDRETSGLMVYTLSREANVLSDQFKRHTIVRHYLALVDGRMAKAEGRIESAIVKDLAAKGKKMKSVKARKGAEGFAATEYRVLERYRDATLVEARLETGRTHQVRVHLASLGHPVIGDKLYGSKIAASRHLLHSAYLEFKHPLSGKKMVFRSKPPGDFKKLQEKFRSEAVGL
- a CDS encoding RluA family pseudouridine synthase is translated as MKREKSEESGFRLRVPALEAPLRLDLFLIRHFPGTGRKYWREALAFPAKIDGRRAAKGQQVRGGEEIWLAEKPPIDAPVSANSDLELEILYEDEALFAVDKPAGLPSHPLKAREQGTLVNAVLARFPAQARLKPAREAGLVHRLDNETSGVLLFAKNPEALTGLRALSQAGKMRKVYLARVVGALKGRGKIEFPIAHDPKNAKRMRAARSPEESKAWKARPAITRYKSLEQDAGSSLLEVEIAVGARHQIRVHLAALGHPLLGDPLYGGPKAKRMALHALEVGFEHPFSGEKLTITAPLPRDFPRG
- the gshB gene encoding glutathione synthase, with translation MSRRRKQLKLLFIADPLERFDPVRETSLLLMREAAGRGHEIFATQPENLSARRRGLNAPIQKLKILGKAGAKDWHRILETKTRELRSFDAILLRKDPPFDQNYLHHLYLLDLLAREVYMMNHPRGILAGNEKILPLHFPELVPETLVSADFHALFDFAKRQKRGTVIKPLNSSGGRGVFLLRKPEAENFRVILEAATDNFSRHVVAQAFLPEVAKGDKRIVLLGGKSLGAFVRRPAKGEHRANLHAGGSAHKAKLEAGDRKILDTLQPMLRLMGLDFVGLDVIGDKLTEINVTSPMGLHEINATSGSRTETQVIDFIEEKI